Proteins encoded within one genomic window of Dyadobacter chenhuakuii:
- a CDS encoding MlaE family ABC transporter permease, with protein MSVIGKYFIFLGTLFGKGEKLSVYWRRLMEECVGIGVSSIFIVAIVSTFIGAVSCIQTAYNLVSPIIPISTVALIVRDMEILELAPTITCIVLAGKVGSNIASELGTMRITEQIDALEVMGINSSSYLVLPKVVAAMLTFPMLVIFSAFLGILGGYLAGTLTGVITERDYLYGIRDSFVPYNIFFMCIKPFVFGFLIATISSFKGFFTTGGALEVGKSSTEAVTNSCISILVADYLLAQLLL; from the coding sequence ATGTCTGTAATCGGGAAATACTTCATTTTTTTAGGAACACTATTCGGAAAGGGTGAAAAACTATCGGTGTACTGGCGGCGGCTCATGGAGGAATGTGTGGGGATAGGAGTGAGCTCTATATTCATTGTTGCCATTGTTTCCACATTCATTGGCGCCGTTTCCTGCATTCAAACGGCCTATAACCTCGTTAGTCCTATCATTCCCATTTCAACCGTTGCGCTCATCGTGCGGGACATGGAAATTCTTGAACTGGCGCCTACGATCACTTGCATTGTGCTTGCCGGCAAGGTCGGTTCCAACATTGCCAGTGAGCTGGGCACCATGCGCATTACCGAGCAGATTGACGCCCTGGAAGTGATGGGGATCAATTCATCGTCTTATCTCGTTTTGCCCAAGGTCGTGGCAGCCATGCTGACTTTCCCTATGTTGGTTATTTTTTCTGCATTTCTGGGGATTCTGGGCGGTTACCTGGCCGGCACATTAACAGGCGTTATTACCGAGCGGGATTATCTATACGGGATCAGAGATTCGTTTGTGCCGTACAACATTTTCTTCATGTGTATAAAACCTTTTGTTTTTGGCTTCCTGATTGCAACAATATCTTCTTTTAAGGGGTTTTTCACAACAGGCGGCGCATTGGAAGTAGGAAAGTCGAGCACAGAAGCCGTGACCAACAGCTGTATTTCGATCCTGGTAGCCGATTATCTTTTAGCCCAGCTTTTATTGTAA
- a CDS encoding SDR family oxidoreductase produces MNPIAVITGGTKGIGKACVERFLEEGFDVITCARNASDLQALEKEMSDRFGSAKLYCQTSDLSVKDDLLAFIDFIVSKTRFVSVLINNTGTFIPGQIHNETEGTLEKTMETNLYSAYHLTRGILPGMIENQKGHIFTMCSTASIMAYPNGGSYCISKFALYGMTKVLREEMKPHQVKVTAVLPGATYTDSWKGSGLPEERFMESKDIADTIWAAYTLSPRAVMEEILIRPQLGDLD; encoded by the coding sequence ATGAATCCAATAGCGGTTATCACCGGAGGGACGAAAGGGATCGGAAAAGCGTGCGTTGAGCGGTTTTTGGAAGAGGGGTTTGATGTAATTACCTGTGCAAGAAACGCTAGCGACCTCCAAGCGCTGGAAAAGGAAATGAGCGACCGGTTCGGCAGCGCAAAATTATATTGCCAAACTTCGGACCTCTCCGTAAAAGATGACCTTCTTGCATTTATAGATTTTATTGTTTCAAAAACCAGATTTGTATCGGTCCTGATCAACAACACAGGCACATTTATTCCAGGCCAGATCCACAACGAAACGGAGGGGACATTGGAAAAAACAATGGAGACAAATCTTTACAGCGCCTATCACCTTACCCGCGGAATCCTTCCGGGAATGATTGAAAATCAGAAAGGACATATTTTCACCATGTGCTCCACAGCCAGCATTATGGCCTATCCCAATGGCGGCTCCTATTGTATTTCAAAATTTGCGCTTTACGGAATGACCAAAGTATTGCGGGAAGAGATGAAGCCGCATCAGGTAAAAGTAACCGCCGTTTTGCCGGGAGCGACTTATACAGACAGCTGGAAAGGCTCAGGCCTGCCCGAAGAGCGGTTTATGGAGTCCAAAGACATTGCGGATACGATTTGGGCGGCGTATACATTGTCGCCGAGAGCGGTTATGGAAGAGATATTGATCAGGCCGCAGCTGGGAGATTTAGATTGA
- a CDS encoding lipopolysaccharide biosynthesis protein, giving the protein MSVLKKLASETAIYGISTMLGRFLNYLLVALHTKLFEPEQIAAQGQLYAYAGLAMVLYTFGMETAFFRFARQETDRKAYYNLILSAVIIISVFFSGLLFIFADHAAAFIKYPESVSLVRMFAVIMAIDGIVSIPFARLRLEGKGKKFVILRVTNIAINIFLNLFFLILCRDIHAGKYLLFLQPAVDAIYDPLRAPDYIVTANLVANLLFFWMLRREFADFKFVFNKTLFRPVWIYAYPIMIMNAGGVLNMLFDRAFIQFLLPENFYPGRTSKQAIGIYVQCYKLSIFMNLAIQSFKYAAEPFFFSKGEDKNAPPVFAKVTKYFIIICVLMWVGICLNLDLLAELFLKQKIYHEGLPVVPWLLAGYLFLGVYYNLATWFKLTDKTEYGTWLTLMGAAITIATSFILVPQIGYLGFAIAFATSSFIMVALCYYFGQKYYPVPYDVLSAVGYIGVGGLVIIASTFVKIPNLYIAVPVHMLVLAIFAVAVFLIERKNIPFLNKR; this is encoded by the coding sequence ATGAGCGTTCTAAAAAAATTAGCCAGCGAAACCGCTATTTATGGTATCAGCACAATGCTGGGGCGGTTCTTAAATTACCTGCTGGTTGCCCTACACACCAAGTTATTTGAACCCGAACAAATTGCCGCCCAAGGCCAGCTCTATGCCTATGCGGGCCTCGCGATGGTGCTTTACACCTTTGGAATGGAAACCGCTTTTTTCCGTTTCGCACGACAGGAAACTGATAGAAAGGCTTACTACAACCTGATTCTCAGCGCAGTTATCATTATCAGTGTATTTTTCTCCGGCCTGCTGTTTATCTTCGCCGACCACGCTGCAGCATTTATTAAATACCCGGAAAGCGTTTCGCTCGTCAGAATGTTTGCAGTAATTATGGCGATCGATGGCATTGTTTCGATCCCGTTTGCAAGGCTGCGGCTGGAAGGGAAAGGGAAGAAATTCGTAATCCTGCGCGTGACCAATATTGCGATCAATATCTTTTTAAACCTCTTTTTCCTGATCCTTTGCCGCGATATACATGCGGGGAAATATCTGCTTTTCCTGCAACCGGCTGTTGATGCGATTTACGATCCATTACGTGCACCGGATTACATTGTTACCGCCAATCTGGTTGCTAACCTGCTGTTTTTCTGGATGTTGAGAAGAGAATTTGCCGATTTCAAATTTGTGTTCAACAAAACCCTGTTCCGCCCGGTATGGATTTACGCCTACCCGATCATGATCATGAATGCAGGCGGCGTGCTGAATATGCTGTTTGACAGGGCGTTTATCCAGTTCTTATTGCCCGAAAATTTCTATCCCGGACGAACCTCCAAGCAGGCAATCGGGATTTATGTGCAGTGTTACAAACTGTCGATTTTTATGAACCTGGCAATCCAATCATTCAAATACGCTGCTGAGCCGTTTTTCTTTTCAAAAGGGGAAGACAAGAATGCGCCACCGGTGTTTGCCAAGGTTACCAAGTATTTTATCATTATCTGCGTGCTCATGTGGGTGGGCATATGCCTGAACCTGGATCTGCTGGCGGAGTTGTTTTTGAAACAAAAGATCTATCACGAAGGATTACCTGTGGTGCCCTGGTTACTGGCTGGCTATCTGTTCCTGGGCGTTTACTATAACCTCGCTACGTGGTTTAAACTGACAGATAAAACAGAATACGGAACCTGGCTCACATTAATGGGCGCGGCCATAACCATTGCAACCAGCTTCATTCTGGTGCCGCAGATCGGCTATCTGGGCTTTGCCATTGCATTTGCGACCTCGTCTTTTATCATGGTCGCATTGTGTTATTATTTTGGTCAAAAGTATTATCCTGTTCCTTATGACGTCCTTTCTGCCGTAGGTTACATTGGCGTGGGCGGGCTGGTAATCATCGCATCCACATTCGTCAAGATCCCGAATCTGTACATTGCAGTTCCGGTGCATATGCTTGTCCTTGCGATTTTTGCTGTGGCTGTATTTTTAATTGAGCGGAAGAATATTCCCTTCTTAAATAAAAGATAG
- the murB gene encoding UDP-N-acetylmuramate dehydrogenase, whose protein sequence is MQIQSNFSLRNFNTFGLESTASFFAEVSSVEELTEILLDPVWQQKPKFILGGGSNVLFTQNVNALVIHPVIKGIEKIKEDEDHMWLKAGAGEGWHEFVMHCVSHNFGGVENLSLIPGTVGAAPMQNIGAYGVEIKDVVESVEAVSIESGIKRIFSKEECEFGYRESVFKKALKNQYVVTGVTFVLDKKPVLNIGYGDVQKTLLEMNVTSPTIQDVSQAVIAIRRSKLPDPAQIGNAGSFFKNPEIPSEQYNSLKNIFPEMPGYVVSQTMVKVPAGWLIEQAGWKGYRQGAIGVHQKQALVLVNYGGGNGNEIRALAGTIQDSVEAKYGIRLSPEVNFI, encoded by the coding sequence ATGCAAATCCAATCAAACTTTTCGCTTCGCAATTTCAATACTTTCGGCCTCGAATCCACGGCTTCCTTTTTCGCCGAAGTAAGTTCGGTTGAAGAACTAACTGAAATATTGCTCGATCCCGTATGGCAGCAAAAGCCTAAATTTATTCTCGGCGGCGGAAGCAACGTGCTTTTCACGCAGAATGTCAATGCATTGGTAATTCATCCTGTCATTAAGGGAATTGAGAAAATAAAGGAAGATGAGGACCATATGTGGCTGAAAGCAGGCGCGGGGGAAGGTTGGCATGAGTTCGTAATGCATTGTGTCTCGCACAACTTCGGAGGCGTGGAAAATCTGTCACTTATTCCCGGCACAGTAGGAGCGGCGCCTATGCAAAATATCGGTGCTTACGGGGTGGAAATCAAGGATGTGGTTGAGTCTGTGGAGGCGGTTTCCATTGAAAGCGGTATAAAAAGGATTTTTTCAAAGGAAGAATGTGAGTTTGGTTACCGGGAAAGTGTTTTCAAAAAAGCGCTCAAAAATCAATATGTGGTAACCGGGGTGACATTTGTTTTGGATAAAAAACCTGTGTTGAACATTGGTTACGGTGATGTTCAGAAAACATTGCTGGAAATGAATGTGACAAGCCCCACGATCCAGGACGTCAGCCAGGCTGTGATTGCCATACGACGCAGTAAACTGCCGGATCCTGCTCAAATCGGGAACGCCGGCAGCTTCTTCAAAAATCCGGAAATCCCATCGGAACAATACAATTCGCTCAAAAACATCTTCCCCGAAATGCCGGGTTATGTTGTAAGTCAAACAATGGTCAAAGTGCCTGCCGGCTGGCTCATTGAACAAGCTGGTTGGAAAGGATATCGCCAGGGTGCGATTGGCGTGCACCAGAAACAAGCATTGGTGCTCGTGAATTACGGCGGGGGCAATGGCAACGAAATTCGTGCGCTGGCAGGCACCATTCAGGATTCTGTGGAAGCCAAATATGGCATCCGCTTATCGCCGGAAGTAAATTTCATCTAG
- the gmd gene encoding GDP-mannose 4,6-dehydratase → MKIALITGITGQDGAYLAELLLSKGYEVHGIKRRSSLFNTQRIDHIYEDPHEKNIRFKLHYGDLSDSTNIIRIIQEVQPDEIYNLGAMSHVQVSFEEPEYTANVDGIGTLRILEAVRLLGLTKKTKIYQASTSELYGLVQQVPQSETTPFYPRSPYAVAKLYGYWITVNYREAYDMFAVNGILFNHESPLRGETFVTRKITRAVARIALGLQDKVYLGNLDAQRDWGHAKDFVEAMWLILQQEVAEDFVIATGITTRIRDFVRMAFAEVGIELEFSGEGAAEIAKVTKCNNPDFQIEIGKEVVAVDPRYFRPTEVELLIGDPTKSMTKLGWKPKYDLKALVNDMVTADLLLFKKDRLLESSGHRVPNYYE, encoded by the coding sequence ATGAAAATAGCCTTAATTACCGGTATTACCGGGCAGGATGGTGCTTATTTAGCTGAGCTTCTTTTGAGCAAGGGATATGAAGTGCACGGGATCAAGCGTCGCAGCTCACTATTCAATACGCAGCGGATCGACCATATTTACGAAGATCCGCACGAGAAAAATATAAGGTTCAAACTGCATTACGGCGACCTGAGCGACTCCACCAACATTATCCGGATTATCCAGGAAGTACAGCCTGACGAAATCTATAACCTGGGCGCAATGTCACATGTGCAGGTGAGCTTCGAAGAGCCCGAGTACACTGCCAATGTAGACGGAATCGGCACATTGCGCATCCTGGAAGCGGTTCGTCTTTTGGGTTTGACTAAAAAAACAAAAATTTATCAGGCCTCTACATCGGAACTTTACGGTTTGGTGCAGCAGGTTCCTCAGTCTGAGACGACGCCATTTTATCCGCGCTCGCCTTACGCGGTTGCAAAGCTTTATGGTTATTGGATCACGGTCAACTACCGCGAAGCTTACGACATGTTTGCGGTGAACGGGATTCTTTTCAACCATGAATCACCATTAAGGGGCGAAACTTTCGTAACCCGCAAGATCACCCGCGCAGTGGCACGCATTGCTTTGGGATTGCAGGATAAAGTTTACCTGGGTAACCTGGACGCGCAGCGCGACTGGGGCCATGCGAAAGATTTCGTGGAAGCAATGTGGCTGATCCTCCAGCAGGAAGTTGCAGAGGATTTCGTGATCGCAACAGGAATCACAACGCGCATTCGTGATTTCGTGAGAATGGCCTTTGCAGAAGTTGGCATTGAGCTTGAATTCAGCGGGGAAGGCGCCGCCGAGATCGCTAAGGTGACAAAATGCAACAACCCTGACTTCCAGATTGAGATCGGAAAAGAAGTTGTAGCCGTTGATCCAAGATATTTCCGCCCGACGGAAGTTGAGCTTTTGATCGGTGATCCTACCAAATCAATGACAAAACTGGGCTGGAAACCAAAATATGATTTGAAAGCATTGGTCAATGATATGGTAACAGCCGACCTTCTGCTCTTCAAGAAAGACAGGCTCCTGGAAAGCAGCGGACACCGCGTTCCTAATTATTACGAATAA
- a CDS encoding TetR/AcrR family transcriptional regulator yields the protein MKIEKVKKRDRERTKSKILKAVGEVIEQHGTEKVGVNLIARTAGVNKVLIYRYFESVDGLMEQYVRSGEYTSTTATEYIDNIPTLAPEERSKALTSLMHTFMNDLRERKATRDLLRWEIGTGKSMLSDARNQVATRILDKIGNLPNYSDTSALVSFLSAGIYFMTISTDYREKMIDVDLHSDEGWKRIEKVIERIITDIRN from the coding sequence ATGAAAATTGAGAAAGTTAAAAAGCGCGACCGAGAGCGGACAAAAAGCAAGATCCTCAAAGCAGTAGGAGAAGTTATCGAACAACACGGAACAGAAAAGGTAGGCGTTAACCTCATTGCGCGCACAGCAGGCGTGAACAAGGTTTTGATCTATCGCTATTTTGAAAGTGTTGATGGATTGATGGAGCAATATGTCAGATCCGGTGAGTACACTTCCACCACGGCGACGGAATACATTGACAACATTCCTACGCTGGCACCCGAGGAACGCAGCAAAGCGCTTACAAGCCTGATGCACACTTTTATGAATGACTTGCGGGAAAGAAAGGCTACGCGCGATCTGCTCCGCTGGGAAATCGGAACAGGTAAATCCATGCTTTCCGATGCCCGTAACCAAGTTGCAACGCGGATCCTGGACAAGATCGGCAACCTCCCTAATTACAGCGACACCAGCGCGCTTGTATCATTCCTTTCGGCCGGCATCTACTTCATGACCATTTCTACGGACTACCGTGAAAAAATGATCGACGTAGACCTCCATTCCGACGAAGGCTGGAAACGAATTGAAAAAGTGATTGAACGCATCATCACAGACATCAGAAATTAA
- a CDS encoding ROK family protein: MEQYLGIDVGGTNVKMGIVDATDGRISNFYSHDTASWRSSGHFIERLGDAIALQLVEYPEVKRVGIGVPGLTTRDRTTLIEITAIPEIDGIAIVPDLKARFPEHDFYLENDANAAALGEYYFGEDKLPEDYIFVTLGTGIGGAAIIDKKVFKGGGGNAMEPGHVPSKNGKVLERNIGKKELLDLAITMRANYTGQTQLPSDGTISTTGLVAAASKGDELAKQVFQEMGYLLGEGLVSMVRILDITTILIGGGISASFEYILPAINERFEYWLTPYYLKTIIIKRATLANDAGLLGAASLCFD; this comes from the coding sequence ATGGAACAATACCTCGGTATAGACGTGGGCGGTACTAACGTAAAAATGGGGATCGTTGACGCTACGGATGGCAGAATTTCAAATTTTTACAGTCACGATACCGCCAGCTGGCGCAGTTCAGGGCATTTTATCGAACGTTTAGGTGATGCAATAGCGCTCCAGCTTGTTGAATATCCCGAGGTTAAAAGAGTAGGAATCGGCGTTCCGGGGCTCACAACCCGTGACAGAACTACATTAATTGAGATCACAGCCATTCCTGAGATCGATGGAATCGCCATTGTTCCCGATTTGAAAGCCCGCTTTCCTGAACACGATTTTTATCTTGAAAATGACGCTAATGCTGCTGCATTGGGCGAATATTACTTTGGTGAAGACAAGCTTCCCGAAGACTATATTTTTGTAACATTAGGCACAGGCATCGGCGGTGCGGCCATTATTGACAAGAAAGTTTTCAAAGGCGGCGGCGGAAATGCCATGGAGCCAGGCCACGTGCCTTCTAAAAACGGCAAGGTGCTGGAAAGGAACATTGGTAAAAAAGAGCTTCTGGACCTTGCAATCACCATGCGTGCCAATTACACGGGTCAAACACAACTTCCATCCGACGGGACCATTTCCACAACCGGACTTGTTGCTGCTGCTTCCAAAGGCGACGAGCTTGCCAAGCAAGTGTTCCAGGAAATGGGTTATCTGCTGGGCGAAGGGCTGGTTTCTATGGTCCGCATTCTGGACATTACGACCATTCTGATCGGCGGTGGGATTTCTGCTTCGTTTGAATACATTCTGCCTGCCATTAACGAGCGTTTTGAATACTGGTTAACGCCTTATTACCTGAAAACGATTATCATAAAGAGAGCCACCTTGGCGAACGACGCAGGTCTGCTCGGCGCGGCTTCTTTGTGTTTTGATTAA
- a CDS encoding T9SS type A sorting domain-containing protein → MKKFILLVFISFVGAFISNVHAQQSGIAILDKSPANMQLFARDSTGMANVEFLGRVQTAGYAYISVVQTRNKAPNAYQRKNLEYNGSQAPFNFTFRIKAELAEYGYEVYACKSKSDSTLISKSDNVVAGDFYLIYGQSNAVAWEVDYAYRNEYARTYGSSGGAAEWGLANAIGQRVGIFGIEFQRVIAERYQVPTCILNGAAAGASLIDLTDRSSFYGFLLNAAKTTGLLPSLRAIFFWQGETESSSNDPLTWAPRFDKLVQMWKEDYPMVKKIYVFQLPLFGGGAYDDRIGVVREQQRTLDRKYPIIQPYAALGATGWNGFHYGLEGYLQLGRDLADLAGYNHYGEKEKISSPSLQKAFYSTPEKDEITMVFEDYQQMVYPKDTVAVNIEGSLEPTSVFSVKDFFYLNAEWKKLASGRAEANKIIVKLKEVGNDSTIKYLPSKYHYSGLLSAAWVYIGPFLKNTKGLRAFAFHHNKIFPYTNLGTIALAAAEKDKQVVLSWNKLPNVTGYLLERLEAKDTLASHETMRFPASQLEYTDPSAKKGVTYIYRIRGYTDQSESKLASTTITKQGEDIDVVLGEEPVQELSINVYPNPVTDVINIASTTSAISLVELYTVNGKKVKNVSYENKDWATIPVNDLSSGQYILRVHYGDKISTRKMVLVR, encoded by the coding sequence ATGAAAAAATTTATACTTCTGGTTTTCATATCATTTGTAGGAGCCTTTATTTCTAATGTTCATGCACAGCAATCCGGCATTGCCATCCTGGACAAATCTCCGGCGAATATGCAGCTGTTTGCAAGGGACAGCACCGGAATGGCTAATGTGGAATTTTTAGGAAGGGTCCAGACGGCCGGATACGCTTACATTTCCGTGGTACAAACCAGGAATAAAGCGCCAAATGCTTACCAGCGAAAAAACCTCGAATACAACGGCTCACAAGCTCCTTTCAACTTCACATTCAGGATCAAGGCGGAACTTGCTGAATATGGATATGAAGTTTACGCCTGCAAATCCAAGTCCGATTCCACACTTATTTCGAAAAGCGATAATGTTGTGGCTGGTGATTTCTATCTCATTTACGGACAGTCGAATGCGGTTGCCTGGGAAGTTGACTACGCTTACCGGAACGAATATGCCCGGACATACGGATCATCAGGAGGCGCGGCCGAATGGGGACTTGCTAATGCCATAGGTCAGCGCGTGGGCATATTTGGAATTGAATTCCAAAGAGTCATAGCAGAAAGATATCAGGTTCCGACCTGCATTCTCAATGGTGCCGCCGCCGGGGCTTCCCTGATTGACCTGACAGACCGGTCCAGTTTTTACGGCTTTTTGCTCAATGCTGCCAAAACAACAGGGTTGCTGCCCTCATTGAGAGCGATATTTTTCTGGCAGGGTGAAACAGAATCTTCTTCCAATGATCCTTTAACCTGGGCGCCACGTTTCGATAAACTCGTGCAAATGTGGAAGGAAGATTATCCAATGGTTAAAAAGATCTACGTTTTCCAGCTTCCCCTTTTTGGTGGTGGTGCTTATGACGACCGGATTGGCGTTGTACGCGAGCAGCAAAGAACATTGGACCGGAAATATCCGATTATCCAACCCTATGCAGCATTGGGTGCCACAGGATGGAACGGGTTCCATTATGGGTTGGAGGGTTATCTGCAACTGGGCAGGGACCTGGCGGATCTGGCGGGTTATAACCACTATGGCGAAAAAGAAAAAATCTCTTCTCCCAGCTTGCAAAAAGCATTCTATTCTACGCCCGAAAAGGATGAAATAACAATGGTTTTCGAGGATTATCAGCAAATGGTTTATCCCAAAGACACCGTAGCTGTTAACATTGAAGGAAGCCTGGAACCAACTTCGGTCTTTTCAGTAAAAGACTTTTTCTACCTGAATGCAGAATGGAAAAAACTTGCTTCGGGCCGGGCTGAGGCTAATAAGATCATTGTCAAGCTGAAAGAGGTTGGTAATGATTCCACGATCAAATATTTGCCTTCAAAATACCATTATTCGGGGCTTTTGAGTGCTGCCTGGGTCTATATAGGGCCGTTTTTAAAGAATACGAAAGGATTGCGCGCCTTTGCTTTTCATCACAACAAGATTTTCCCGTATACAAACCTGGGCACCATAGCCCTTGCCGCTGCCGAAAAGGACAAACAAGTGGTGCTGAGCTGGAACAAATTACCAAATGTTACCGGCTACCTGCTGGAACGATTGGAAGCCAAGGACACGCTGGCCTCCCACGAAACGATGCGCTTCCCCGCAAGTCAACTCGAATATACCGACCCGTCCGCAAAAAAAGGCGTTACCTATATATACCGGATCAGAGGTTACACCGACCAGTCGGAATCGAAACTCGCCTCCACGACAATCACCAAGCAGGGAGAGGACATTGACGTTGTACTGGGCGAGGAGCCGGTTCAGGAACTAAGCATTAATGTGTATCCGAACCCTGTTACGGACGTAATCAACATTGCCTCAACTACTTCTGCTATCAGTCTGGTGGAATTGTATACCGTGAATGGCAAGAAGGTGAAAAATGTTTCCTACGAGAACAAGGATTGGGCAACGATCCCGGTGAATGATCTCAGCAGCGGGCAGTACATTCTCCGGGTTCATTATGGTGATAAAATCAGCACCCGTAAAATGGTCCTTGTGCGGTAA
- a CDS encoding thioredoxin family protein: MKGLKKLSLLVAIVTMTFAVTIAAEANKADKNSKEVKAEEKGIQFTEAKWAEILKKAKAENKIIFFDAYTTWCGPCKMMQKNVFTRDDVAAVFNKDFINVKYDMESGEGLKLASKYPLEAYPTLFFIDAKGKVIKQVIGYQTPEKLIDLGKSVQKKSPKAI, translated from the coding sequence ATGAAAGGTCTTAAAAAATTGTCTCTTCTCGTTGCCATCGTGACTATGACATTTGCAGTTACTATTGCGGCAGAAGCAAATAAAGCGGATAAGAATAGCAAGGAAGTAAAGGCGGAGGAAAAAGGGATCCAGTTTACAGAAGCCAAATGGGCTGAAATCCTGAAAAAAGCCAAAGCTGAGAACAAAATCATATTCTTCGACGCTTACACCACCTGGTGCGGCCCGTGCAAAATGATGCAAAAGAATGTCTTCACACGCGACGATGTTGCAGCTGTTTTTAATAAAGATTTTATCAATGTAAAATATGATATGGAAAGCGGTGAAGGCTTGAAACTGGCCAGCAAATATCCGTTAGAAGCTTATCCTACATTGTTTTTTATTGATGCAAAAGGAAAAGTCATTAAGCAGGTGATCGGGTATCAAACTCCTGAGAAACTAATTGATCTTGGAAAATCTGTTCAGAAAAAGTCTCCTAAGGCGATCTGA
- a CDS encoding SPOR domain-containing protein, producing MVIHPFLIKFAGSVITAKDMMLKKNFLWAIQLFIIILSGCSKKTVVSSSSSEYREDLSSVRPRFEYVEPSVTPKAAPVTTPKASTAPKPDVDKPLYVNKRLETVLDTLAKHNKSIRYVNGFRIQMYVGNVRQEADDAKSYVYQAFPDLIPYVSYTQPTYRVKVGDFMYRTDAEQYLELIRERYSSAVILSDRVDIKRSLMINPTAESN from the coding sequence ATGGTGATTCATCCATTTTTGATTAAGTTTGCAGGCTCAGTAATAACGGCTAAGGATATGATGCTGAAAAAGAATTTTTTATGGGCGATTCAGCTCTTCATTATCATCCTTTCGGGTTGCAGCAAAAAGACTGTTGTCAGCTCTTCCAGCTCGGAATACAGGGAAGATCTGTCGTCGGTAAGGCCTCGTTTCGAGTATGTTGAACCGTCAGTTACTCCAAAAGCAGCACCGGTAACCACACCCAAAGCCAGTACGGCGCCAAAGCCGGATGTGGACAAGCCATTGTATGTCAACAAGCGATTGGAAACGGTGCTGGACACGCTGGCAAAACACAACAAGTCCATCCGTTATGTAAACGGCTTTCGGATCCAGATGTATGTGGGTAATGTTAGACAAGAGGCGGACGATGCCAAAAGTTATGTATATCAGGCTTTTCCGGACCTTATCCCCTATGTTTCTTACACACAACCGACATATCGCGTGAAAGTGGGCGATTTCATGTATCGTACAGACGCAGAGCAGTATCTGGAACTGATCAGGGAACGATATTCTTCCGCAGTAATCCTGTCCGACCGCGTGGATATCAAACGAAGCCTGATGATTAACCCTACTGCCGAGAGCAACTAG
- a CDS encoding ABC transporter ATP-binding protein, giving the protein MIEVSNIYKAFNGKEVLKGISASFKKGETNLIIGGSGTGKSVLLKCMIGLVKPDQGNVLYNGRDFYHCDKETQQSIRREMGVLFQGGALFDSKTVEENVRFPLDMLTDQSVEEKQERVAFCLQRVGLEAAAKRMPSEISGGMKKRVGIARAIVMNPMYLFCDEPNSGLDPLTSVKIDELIKEITEEFQITTIIITHDMNSVMEIGQNIMFLYEGSKLWEGVSSEIIRTDVPELKEFLFSNKLLREMEK; this is encoded by the coding sequence ATGATTGAAGTAAGCAATATCTACAAAGCATTTAATGGCAAGGAGGTTTTAAAAGGCATTAGTGCATCATTTAAAAAAGGGGAGACCAATCTCATCATCGGCGGCAGCGGAACCGGAAAGAGTGTTTTGCTGAAATGCATGATCGGACTGGTGAAACCCGACCAGGGCAATGTGCTTTACAATGGCCGCGATTTTTACCATTGTGATAAGGAAACGCAGCAGTCGATCCGGCGTGAAATGGGCGTGCTATTCCAGGGTGGGGCACTTTTTGATTCCAAAACAGTGGAAGAAAATGTGCGGTTTCCGTTGGATATGCTTACAGACCAATCGGTTGAGGAAAAGCAGGAGCGTGTTGCGTTTTGTTTGCAGCGCGTTGGATTGGAAGCGGCGGCTAAAAGAATGCCTTCGGAAATCAGCGGCGGGATGAAAAAGCGCGTTGGGATTGCCAGGGCTATTGTAATGAACCCAATGTATCTTTTCTGCGATGAACCCAATTCAGGACTGGACCCGCTTACTTCCGTCAAAATTGATGAGTTGATCAAGGAAATTACAGAAGAATTTCAGATCACAACAATCATCATTACACACGATATGAATTCCGTCATGGAGATCGGACAGAACATTATGTTCCTCTACGAAGGCTCCAAACTTTGGGAAGGCGTTAGTTCAGAGATCATCAGAACAGATGTTCCGGAGTTAAAGGAATTCCTTTTTTCTAATAAGCTGCTCCGCGAAATGGAAAAATAG